The nucleotide window ttattattaaaaaagttcatgaagtcctcactattgcatgatgttgttgtggagatttctgcagtggtcttatttctgattaatttggctacagcattaaataaaaatctctgattatttttgttattttctataagagtggagagatatgttgatctagctacactaagagcttttctatagttcaggatgctctccttccatgctatttgaaatactaacaatttagtttgacgccatttacgttctaatttccgagcggtctgttttaaagagcgtgtatgatcgttataccagggagcgagtttcttatctttaataatttttcttttaactggagctacattatctaaggtataacggagcgtagactctagatattcagtcgcctTAGTATAAGTTAATAACTCtaggagattactgataaaactctgtgtggtagttaatgtaaatgtacgtttagttcagtagcgcggcgctgtgtgtactttattactatgacacacttgaattgagacaagatagtgatctgatatagcttcagacaatggacttgtaaataaatttcttatacttaatctgaaaaatattattaaatctaaagtgtgacctgctttatgagtaggtcctactacacactgatttactcctactgagtccagtatggcaTAAATtatgttctcagagggtcttctggattcttaaaatgaatattaaaatctccagcaattaacgccttgtctacagaaacgactaggtttgagaggaaatctgcaaattcactaagaaattcagagtacggccctggaggtctgtaaatgacaattagtggaatcgattgagctgacttaatatttgtagctacacttgttatgttactatagagaacttcaaatgaattaaatttgtgtccgtgtttttgtacaatagttaAATTATCAtcgtgaataactgcgacgcctcctcctctaccagttaaccgaggctggtgtatgtagctgtatccaggaggactagcttcatttagagctacatactcgtcctgtttaacccagatttctgttaaacagagtatatcaaattcctgatccatgataatttcattaactataactgctttagatgcgagatttctaatatttaacagtcctagcttcagatcagaggtgccggctgcgcattcagtgtgatctgagtttgtaatatctatgttaattaaattaagaaaacagactttctgggtctttctacatttttgcttaactcggggaacagacacagtctcaatacagtgaaccctgagtgacgactctatgcagctagcagtcggttggtttagcctgtctgtctgctccctggcctgggctctggattgtcaccgattaactaggcctcttctaagactatgagctatactgcaagaaatgagagcagcaccttcccaaatgggatggacaccgtcccgccctaacaggcgtatatcattagctccagcaagTACCACTTTCTTTGAGAtactgtgctgtcctagagccctaagattatcTGCTATGTCCGGtcctctggctcccgggatacacctaaccactgccgctggcgcccctaaaggtctggctaatttcacatgtctcagtatagagtctcctgtaaccagagctctttcaggtttctcagcgggttcatcactgaggagagcaaacctgttggacacgtgaagcgcagaagaggtgtgctccggtgggctagccttagcttTGGCTAAACGactatgccgccgagtcgtcacccactcgccccgctgtaagggctctaatgccggagtcgggggctggttatcttcGCCtgcgtttttttccccctccctaaataataaaaactatcatttgaaaactgcattttgtgtttacttgtgttatctttgactaatagttaaattactttgatgatcagaaacattttgtctgacaaacatgcaaaagaataagaaatgagGAAGgtggcaaatagtttttcacaccactgtatataacctATAAAGGTTCTGGGATATTGAGGAATCATTTGCATACATgaactgagacacacacacacctacgaCGTTATGCACGATGTAAACGTGGACAAATTGAGCTATTCTGCTGAAATAGCTTTAGCATTTAAATGCAGATACCAGCACAGAGTGTCTCAATAATAACACACAACAGCACTAAACACCTCAAAATGTATTATTGAAATGATTTTATTGAAGTAAGGCCATTCTGTTTggtgatgggggggggggagagagtcTCATTATATATGCTATAACAATAGTACCactaaaatatttatcatgTACAGAGAAACATAACTATCATGCAAGTTTTGATGTAGGACAACGAGTTTTAAATATTCTCTATTAAGCATACTTCCTTACTAttactttcttaaaataatcTCAAGCCTTATCTACTGCATTTGTAAACTAAAATATCAGCCCAACTCAGTGTCAAAATCTGTAAGTCATGATATAAAATGCATAtttgcttttatgtttttaaaaaaacatagactTTATTTCAATTGTGTAATACCAAACCACCCAAAAAAACTGACTTCCGAACCTTTTTAAATGCCAAATATCATAGATACATAATGTATTGTGAAAGCTTTTCACTGCAGTCAATTTGTGTACGAAAATGTGTAAAAACCCAACCCTATTAAAAATATGGAAACTTTtcgaatatgaaaaaaatatggccGACTTTTCTGAAACAATGaagtggctcttaaaagagcctttGTGTATATAAGACGTAACGTAAGATGTTTAAGCGCGCTCTCCGCGAATACGGCGGGCCAGCTGAATGTCCTTGGGCATAATGGTCACTCTCTTGGCGTGAATAGCGCACAGGTTGGTGTCTTCGAACAGACCGACCAGATAGGCCTCACTCGCCTCCTGCAGGGCCATGACAGCCGAGCTCTGAAAGCGCAGGTCGGTCTTAAAATCCTGAGCGATTTCTCTCACCAGGCGCTGGAACGGCAGCTTACGGATCAGCAGCTCGGTAGACTTCTGATAACGGCGAATCTCCCTCAGAGCCACAGTGCCGGGCCTGTAACGGTGAGGCTTCTTCACGCCGCCGGTAGCAGGCGCGCTCTTGCGGGCAGCTTTAGTGGCGAGCTGCTTTCTAGGCGCCTTACCGCCGGTGGATTTACGCGCGGTCTGCTTAGTTCTTGCCATCGCTTACGAGCTGCTTGTATTTCtttagagagaaaaacaaaatgagtgACACGAGAGAGCGCGGCCTATTTACAGCCTAACGCTCGGCTGCGCTGATTGGGCGGCTTGAAAGCGCCGCCTGTCATTGGTTCCAACGTGTTACGTCACTCCGTAACGTGACGAGGGTTTACTTTTATTGGCTGCTCTTCTCCCACTGACTCGGTTTGAAACTCCCCCATTATCTTTATGCAAAACCGAGCGCGCTGCTTgcgttttaaaacaaaatgtaccaTAACCCTAAGTTATTTACATGGTTATACttgttttgtacatttacatctCAAAATAGTCACATTTATAGTGCAACGTTAAAACATGGCAGcaaatttcatacacattttattcTCATTCTAAAAGCCACATGAGGCTTTTTGTCGTTCCTGACCATCACATTCCGCTTGTGTAAGGTCCGCTAGCATTCGGTAACTTTAAACAAAGTAAAGCATCACATACCTCATTGGTCGGAAGAACTCGAagggagataaaaaaaactaaatcttgTATTCATTCCATAAAAGTCTCCTGCAACACTGTAGCTCAAAATATTACTGTCTGCCGAACACAACTCTCACATGGACAAGTATATAGTGTCGCACACAATTAAACCCTGACTCGCCCCTGACTGGAGAACATTGGTTCTACTCTGAAAATACTAGTCAGATCTCATTCTTGCTCAACTAAAATAGACTTAAAAGATAAAACACATATTTAACAAACTATTTAATTGACAACTGACACTGTAGAATTACTGATGCTAGTAGCTACACATTATATAGAATAAGTCTCAAACGAACAACTTTTTTCAGGTAGccttattacaaaatatttataattcctATTCATTCGCGTATTACAACAGTGTTTctgaaaaaacaggaaaaagcactttcaaaggGAAAatgggtggctcttaaaagagcctttGGGGACTGAAACGCAGCAGTGGGTGAAATTACTTGGCCTTGGCCGGCTTCTCGGTCTTCTTGGGCAGAAGCACAGCCTGGATGTTGGGCAGCACACCACCCTGAGCG belongs to Clarias gariepinus isolate MV-2021 ecotype Netherlands chromosome 2, CGAR_prim_01v2, whole genome shotgun sequence and includes:
- the LOC128543109 gene encoding histone H3 codes for the protein MARTKQTARKSTGGKAPRKQLATKAARKSAPATGGVKKPHRYRPGTVALREIRRYQKSTELLIRKLPFQRLVREIAQDFKTDLRFQSSAVMALQEASEAYLVGLFEDTNLCAIHAKRVTIMPKDIQLARRIRGERA